From the Brassica napus cultivar Da-Ae chromosome A8, Da-Ae, whole genome shotgun sequence genome, one window contains:
- the LOC106360307 gene encoding zinc finger protein 5, giving the protein MSRTGESSSGSSSDRTIKLFGFELISGGRSPEVTTADSVSSSTKNTTSFIAKRLECQYCGKEFANSQALGGHQNAHKKERLKKKRLQLQARRASIGYYLTSHHQPITTSFQRPYKTPSYCAFSSMHVNNQMGLFNDEWSPISSQISFGNKDMSQDIIEQNGEMGKVYPGVRQNMIQFQRDLTSPSGPKRSIKSLDLHLGIAGDTV; this is encoded by the coding sequence ATGTCTCGCACAGGCGAAAGCTCCTCAGGCTCGTCCTCCGACAGGACCATTAAACTGTTCGGCTTCGAACTCATCAGCGGTGGTCGTTCCCCTGAAGTCACAACGGCCGATAGTGTAAGCTCTTCAACGAAAAACACGACGTCGTTTATAGCTAAAAGACTCGAGTGCCAATACTGTGGCAAAGAGTTTGCAAATTCTCAAGCCTTGGGTGGTCACCAAAACGCTCACAAGAAGGagaggttgaagaagaagaggcttCAGCTTCAAGCTCGACGAGCCAGCATCGGCTATTACCTCACCAGCCATCACCAACCGATAACGACGTCGTTTCAGAGACCATACAAGACGCCGTCATATTGCGCCTTCTCTTCCATGCACGTGAATAATCAGATGGGTTTGTTCAACGATGAGTGGTCTCCGATTTCGTCGCAGATTAGCTTTGGTAATAAGGACATGTCTCAAGATATTATTGAACAAAATGGTGAGATGGGTAAGGTGTACCCGGGTGTGAGGCAAAACATGATTCAGTTTCAGAGAGATCTGACTTCTCCTTCTGGTCCGAAGAGAAGCATTAAGTCGCTGGATCTTCATCTGGGGATTGCTGGAGATACGGTATAA